One window of the Hyperolius riggenbachi isolate aHypRig1 chromosome 5, aHypRig1.pri, whole genome shotgun sequence genome contains the following:
- the LOC137519042 gene encoding RNA-binding protein 12B-like isoform X2, protein MEEAVLVPESASDEEGSQQATKEEEGYVFVTGFVDNELNTCFIRSFFSGLDVLDVCFCLEEKTRLRNGQVVVKFRSAKEAAAALEYSYNDGTDILVERTDENKWTEAVCQAQFKKKIRRKRKKKPKMKARKELASVSGGISSSSSPHYVHLMNLPYYMTKEDVKMFIEKAEMDDKRITFFDRGKIFKKDAFVKLNSLKQMQECLKFHKNVFDDRTIHIFPSSKLKFQKKLKESRSEELQNHKATSSKNSSKGLSKLRCMYVRNFPSHVSKLDIQTFFTGFNVNLEDIFLLYDDNGAAMGEALVKFSTEHVAMFAESLHRRNFLGSEILLLRISEEQMNDFDGVRN, encoded by the coding sequence TCTTTGTAACCGGGTTTGTAGACAATGAATTAAACACATGTTTCATTAGGTCTTTCTTCTCTGGCCTTGATGTGCTTGATGTATGTTTCTGCCTTGAAGAAAAGACTCGTCTCAGGAATGGACAGGTTGTTGTGAAATTTAGAAGTGCAAAAGAGGCAGCAGCTGCGCTAGAATACAGTTATAACGATGGTACAGATATCCTTGTAGAGCGGACGGATGAAAACAAATGGACTGAAGCTGTTTGCCAGGCtcagtttaaaaagaaaattaggagaaaaaggaagaaaaaacccAAAATGAAAGCGAGAAAAGAACTAGCAAGTGTCTCCGGgggtatttcttcttcttcttccccacATTATGTTCACCTTATGAATCTACCATACTATATGACAAAGGAAGATGTTAAGATGTTTATTGAGAAGGCAGAGATGGATGACAAACGCATTACTTTCTTTGACAGAGGAAAGATCTTCAAAAAAGATGCTTTTGTTAAGCTTAACAGCCTAAAGCAAATGCAAGAATGTCTCAAATTCCACAAAAACGTCTTCGATGATCGCACCATCCATATTTTTCCCAGTTCCAAACTGAAATTTCAGAAAAAGTTGAAGGAATCCAGAAGTGAGGAACtgcagaaccataaagcaacttcTAGCAAGAATTCATCAAAGGGACTTTCCAAGTTGAGATGTATGTATGTGAGAAACTTTCCCTCGCATGTTTCGAAGTTGGACATTCAGACTTTTTTCACTGGGTTTAACGTGAACCTCGAGGACATATTCTTGCTGTACGATGACAATGGAGCTGCCATGGGGGAGGCACTTGTGAAGTTCTCTACGGAACATGTGGCCATGTTTGCCGAAAGTCTGCATCGGCGGAACTTCTTGGGGTCAGAGATTCTACTGCTGCGCATCTCAGAGGAACAAATGAATGACTTTGATGGGGTGCGCAATTGA